The following are encoded in a window of Anser cygnoides isolate HZ-2024a breed goose chromosome 33, Taihu_goose_T2T_genome, whole genome shotgun sequence genomic DNA:
- the LOC125180204 gene encoding loricrin-like, whose product MCSRQEKDHCHKQERYVQQSSGCCHSSGGGCHSSSGGGGCHSSGGGGGCHSSGGGGGCHSSGGGGCHSSGGGGCHSSGGSGCHGKPQVVYHHQQQQQQQVHQLPSQKLK is encoded by the coding sequence ATGTGCTCCCGCCAGGAGAAGGACCACtgccacaagcaggagcgcTACGTCCAACAGAGCAGCGGTTGCTGCCACAGCTCTGGTGGTGGCTGCCACAGCTCCAGTGGCGGTGGTGGCTGCCACAGCTCTGGTGGCGGTGGTGGCTGTCACAGCtccggcggcggtggcggctgTCACAGCTCCGGCGGTGGCGGCTGTCACAGCTCCGGTGGCGGTGGCTGTCACAGCTCCGGTGGCTCCGGCTGCCACGGGAAGCCGCAGGTGGTgtaccaccaccagcagcagcagcagcagcaggtccacCAGCTGCCCTCACAGAAGCTGAAGTGA
- the LOC106049124 gene encoding protein MRP-126, which translates to MGGGQRRQTGYKRCLAPARPQVNPGRSRCFVNMSKGCQTQGPLSELEKSIDVIIDVFHQYSRREGDKDTLTRKELKLLIEKQLVNYLKHVKNQVSIDQIFKDLDTNKDEQLSFGEVMLLIIRVTVATHEHLHFCEDKLHHQQHQQQHQHQHNH; encoded by the exons atggggggggggcagcgcagGCAGACAGGCTATAAGAGGTGCCTCGCTCCAGCCCGGCCACAGGTCAACCCAGGACGGTCTCGCTGCTTCGTCAACATGAGCAAG GGCTGCCAGACCCAGGGACCGCTCTCCGAGCTGGAGAAGTCCATAGATGTCATCATCGATGTCTTCCACCAGTACTCGAGACGGGAGGGGGACAAGGACACCCTGACCAGGAAGGAGCTGAAGCTCTTGATTGAGAAGCAGCTTGTGAACTACCTGAAG CACGTGAAAAACCAGGTCTCCATCGACCAAATCTTCAAGGACCTTGACACCAACAAGGACGAGCAGCTGAGTTTCGGCGAGGTGATGCTCCTGATCATCCGGGTGACTGTCGCCACCCACGAGCACCTCCACTTCTGCGAGGACAAgctgcaccaccagcagcaccagcagcagcaccagcaccagcacaaccACTGA
- the LOC106049127 gene encoding protein S100-A8-like: protein MSASTATTLPGHRQFPGNCTLEMALNAIVDVYHRYSIRKGELDLLNFNEFNTLLKEQAPTFLEACNRNRSGYLQELFKETDLNKDKELSFEEFTIVLSKVADDAHRIIHGENRCKPESN, encoded by the exons ATGTCTGCAAGCACTGCCACCACCCTGCCTGGGCATCGGCAGTTCCCAGGAAACTGCACGCTGGAGATGGCCCTGAATGCCATCGTGGATGTCTACCACCGCTACAGCATCCGCAAGGGTGAACTCGACCTCCTCAACTTCAACGAATTCAACACGCTGCTGAAGGAGCAGGCGCCGACCTTCCTGGAGGCCTGT AACAGGAACCGTTCCGGCTACCTGCAGGAGCTCTTCAAGGAGACGGACTTAAACAAGGACAAAGAGCTGTCTTTTGAGGAGTTCACCATTGTCTTGTCCAAGGTGGCTGATGATGCCCATCGCATCATCCATGGGGAAAACAGATGTAAACCAGAGAGCAACTGA
- the LOC106049125 gene encoding protein S100-A12-like yields the protein MSLSEQANPRATPRKMKTNLELALECAINIYHQYAIKNPRDDYLSKSEFTQLMKETAKTFLTNTVPPKTSIDAYINQLFARADKNRDGRLKFTEFLTTLNLAAIDAHKRSHEPPRVHGPHPAGGHDHGHDHGHDHGHGPQN from the exons atgTCGCTGTCAGAACAAGCCAACCCCAGGGCCACCCCTCG caAGATGAAGACCAACCTGGAGCTCGCGCTGGAGTGCGCCATCAACATCTACCACCAGTATGCCATCAAGAACCCCCGGGATGACTACCTGAGCAAGTCGGAGTTTACGCAGCTGATGAAGGAGACCGCCAAGACCTTCCTCACCAACACCGTGCCG CCTAAAACATCCATCGACGCCTACATAAACCAGCTCTTTGCCAGAGCAGACAAAAACCGCGACGGCCGCCTGAAGTTCACTGAGTTCCTCACCACGCTGAACCTCGCAGCCATTGATGCCCATAAAAGGTCCCATGAGCCTCCCAGGGTCCATGGCCCACATCCAGCTGGTGGTCACGACCATGGACATGACCATGGACATGACCATGGACACGGTCCCCAAAACTGA
- the LOC106049126 gene encoding protein S100-A6 codes for MRGGAVQPQPSLPAPRSCPAQAAQPTAMAAPLDQAIGLLVATFHKYSGKEGDKNTLSKGELKELIQKELTIGPKLKDAEIAGLMDDLDRNKDQEVNFQEYVTFLGALAMIYNDALLQYK; via the exons ATGCGAGGAGGAGCTGTGCAGCCacagccctccctccccgctcccagATCCTGTCCTGCTCAAGCCG cccAGCCCACAGCCATGGCAGCCCCCCTGGACCAAGCCATCGGGCTCCTCGTGGCCACATTCCACAAGTACTCGGGGAAGGAGGGTGACAAGAACACCCTGAGCAAGGGCGAGCTGAAGGAGCTGATCCAGAAGGAGCTGACCATCGGGCCG AAACTGAAGGACGCGGAAATTGCTGGGCTCATGGACGACCTGGACCGCAACAAGGACCAGGAAGTGAACTTCCAGGAGTACGTCACCTTCCTGGGCGCCCTGGCCATGATCTACAATGACGCCCTGCTGCAGTACAAGTAG